The DNA sequence TCGTCGGGGCCGAATTCGGCGAGGCTCGTTTCGTAGACCCGCTGGTCGATCTCGCTGGCTTCGTAGAAGTTGCCGCGGATGCGGTGGTTGCCGGCCATGAAGCTCTGGGCCTGGAGGGTGTTCTCGTGGGCGTTGCCGAGGACCCTGCGGTAGCGGTCGACGAGTTCGGCCTGCATGTGGAAGGCGCGTTCGAGGTCGAGGTTCTGCTCGCGCAGGGTCTCGGCGATCTGCTGGTCGATGGCGAGGACCTCTTCGTGGTCCTCTCCCAGCCGTCCCCGCCAGATCTCGGCCGCCCGTTCCCCCAGGTTGAGGGCGGCGGCGTAGTCGCCGCGGGCGCGTAGGAACCAGACCTCGTTGAGGACGAGGCGGCGGGTCCAGCCCTCTTCGCACTCGACGGCGTTGGAGGCGCGCAGGTGGGTGAGGAGGGAGGAGTAGCGGGGCCAGAAGGTGGCGCGCTGGGGGTTCCTGGGGTCGGCGTTGGACAGGAGCTGGTGTGCGGCGTGCCGCATCTGGGCCTGCTCCTGCGGGTTCATCTGCTCGACGAGGACGCGCTGGACCAGGCGGTGCAGCTGGACGGTGGACTGGCGGTGGTCGATGCGGGCGAGGGCGTAGCGGCCGATCTCGCGCACGGCGCGTCCGAGTTTGACCGGGTCGTCGAGCGCGGCCTGGAGTTCCTGGGGCACGGAGATGCCGCGCACGGCGGAGAACAGGTCCCAGGAGATGGGTTCGGGCGCGAAGAACGCGCAGACCTGGAGGAGCTGGAGGGCGTCGGGGCGGTCCTCGCGGAGGCGTTCCAGGGACACGTTCCAGGCGGCGGCGACCGGCATCTCGTAGTCCGGTGGCGGGTCGGACCTGAGGAGTTCGGCCCACTTGCGTTCGAAGAGTTCCAGGTACTGCTGGACGGGCATGCCCGTCTCGGCCAGCCAGACGGAGGCCTGCTCGACGGCCAGGGGCAGGTCGCCGAGGGAGGACGCGAGGTGGTTGACGGCCTCGTCGGGCAGCTCGGGGCTGCGGCGGCGCAGCAGCGAGACGCTCTCCTCGCGGGCGAACACGTCGACCTCCAGGGAGCTCGCCGTGTGGGACCACTGGACGTTGCGCGAGGTGACGAGGATGCGTCCGGGGCCGTCGCTGGGGAAGTACTTGCGTACTTCTTTGGGGTCTTCCGCGTTGTCGAACACCAGCAGCCAATCGCTGTAGGGCTCTCCCCTGCGCAGGGCGTCGAGGACGGCCGGGACCGCGGAGATCTCGGACCCTGCCTGGAGGCCCATCTGCTCGCCCAGTTCGATGAGGGACTGGACGATCTGGTTCTCCTGCTCGGACGCCACCCACCAGATGAGCCGGTAGTCGCGGCTGTGCCGGTAGACGTACTCGACGGCGATCTGGGACTTCCCCACACCGCCCATGCCGTGCAGTGCCTCGGGGAGCACCGCGGTGACTCCGGTGCCGAGGCGGTCCTGCAGCTGTTCGAGCAGGGCTTCCCGGCCGGTGAAGTTCCTGTTCCGCTGCGGTACGTTCCCCCAGATTCGGGGCGGGTCGTGCGGGCCGCGCGGGCCCGGGGCAACCGGCAGACCGGCAGACACGGCGGGGCCTCCAGGAAGGGAGCGAGGGGGAGCTGAGGGAGAGGGGGGCGGGGTGGGGGGTGTGGCGGTGGAGGGCGCGGCCTGGGATGGAGGCGACGACGAAAGGCCCGGGCGGTCGGGGGTGTTCGCCGGGGCTTGCGGCCGGTACCGTATCGCAGTTTGATGGCTCTTTTTCAAGTTTGACCCGCTATCAGCCTGTGAGTACTGTAATGACGGCTTATGTCCTGATGTAAAGGCTTCGTCCCGAGTCAGGGCGCGCGGGCCTGCCGCATGGCTTTGCAACAGCCTTCCCAGGTGATCGGCGCGGGCGAGATAGGGCCCCGAAAGGGCGCAGAGCGCGGTGTACAGATGCGTCACGAAAGGGCGCGTCTGGTCCGTGATCGGCGGGTCCGCGGGGTCGCCGTCCGGCGCGACCAGAGCGCCGCCCCCCTCCCACAGTGCTTCGAGCCGGGGCCCCAGATAGCCCTCGACCTGGCGCAGCGCCCCGATGGTGTCGGCGCGCCGTCCCAGCGCGAGCAGTTCCTCGCGCACGCCCTCCACGAAGTCGTACGACACCTGGTGCGCGTCCTCGACGTCGGTGGCGTCGTCGCCGCGGCGCACCAGGCCGAGCAGCACGATCTCGGCCAGGTTCCAGAACCGGGTGCCCGGCAGGGCCTGTTGGAGCAGCCGCATGACCGGCAGGTTCAGGGGCACCGCCGCGAGGCGCTTGGCGAGGGCGAAGGCGGCGGGCGACGCGGTGGCGCGGAACCGGCGCACCACGGCGGCCGCGCGCGCGGCGCGGTCCCGCTCCTGCGGCTCCTGCCCGGCCTCGTCGGCGCCCTCCAGGAGCGCTTCGGCCAGGCGGCTCGGCACTGGGCCGACCGCTTCCGCGCGCAGGTCCCCGGCGGGCGCCGTCAGGAGCGCGGCGATG is a window from the Streptomyces spectabilis genome containing:
- the fxsT gene encoding FxSxx-COOH system tetratricopeptide repeat protein gives rise to the protein MTAASAEPSAQAARESARAGQDPDTPNPEAPTWTELADALYLAACQDAALPEFPPLPAARGTAGSARPVRPARPDEPPAPPRRSAPDLANGPPDGHDEHPGQRPEEVHEKAPPLAAAPVRPLGPLVGLRGGVGGGAAGAERTPRPEDTAPLADSLALGRALRPLRLSRPSPHDVELDEEATAEQAAADGLWTPVCRSLPERHQDLLLLVDDGPSMALWRGTTRRIGALMEQTAAFRTVRRVRWSPRGAAPPAPSTGTRQLVLVVTDGGHDAWRDGAAAALLHRLARSSPTAVLNVLPQHLWDLTLPTVTPTRLRAASPAEPNRRYDAETCPPEADALAPRAVPEPGPADAVAVPVVELRAESLGRWARLVAAADTSEWHRIAALLTAPAGDLRAEAVGPVPSRLAEALLEGADEAGQEPQERDRAARAAAVVRRFRATASPAAFALAKRLAAVPLNLPVMRLLQQALPGTRFWNLAEIVLLGLVRRGDDATDVEDAHQVSYDFVEGVREELLALGRRADTIGALRQVEGYLGPRLEALWEGGGALVAPDGDPADPPITDQTRPFVTHLYTALCALSGPYLARADHLGRLLQSHAAGPRALTRDEAFTSGHKPSLQYSQADSGSNLKKSHQTAIRYRPQAPANTPDRPGLSSSPPSQAAPSTATPPTPPPSPSAPPRSLPGGPAVSAGLPVAPGPRGPHDPPRIWGNVPQRNRNFTGREALLEQLQDRLGTGVTAVLPEALHGMGGVGKSQIAVEYVYRHSRDYRLIWWVASEQENQIVQSLIELGEQMGLQAGSEISAVPAVLDALRRGEPYSDWLLVFDNAEDPKEVRKYFPSDGPGRILVTSRNVQWSHTASSLEVDVFAREESVSLLRRRSPELPDEAVNHLASSLGDLPLAVEQASVWLAETGMPVQQYLELFERKWAELLRSDPPPDYEMPVAAAWNVSLERLREDRPDALQLLQVCAFFAPEPISWDLFSAVRGISVPQELQAALDDPVKLGRAVREIGRYALARIDHRQSTVQLHRLVQRVLVEQMNPQEQAQMRHAAHQLLSNADPRNPQRATFWPRYSSLLTHLRASNAVECEEGWTRRLVLNEVWFLRARGDYAAALNLGERAAEIWRGRLGEDHEEVLAIDQQIAETLREQNLDLERAFHMQAELVDRYRRVLGNAHENTLQAQSFMAGNHRIRGNFYEASEIDQRVYETSLAEFGPDDPATLLTAHNYAVSLRLAGSPEKARELDHDTWQRRVEVLGEDHLYTLTTYNAYLLDLQEVGRYEEALEGYEQLAEDLREQLGGDHWFTVQVVRNLCVTRRKKGDHEGAYELSTPYISLVRGRFGERSRQYLQMAISHANDLRQVGKLQEARQLTEQALAAHRGLYGREHPHSHAMAMNLAVTLRLLGENDGALALNQEIVDGLTRTLSAEHPRTLLARMNLASDHFALGRPDQAYEIDAAVAQEAARLRERHPANLAVQLNLSHDLKALGRTEESGHLLEEALSTYRTILGPSHPATRDAEKGLRANADIDLISL